The DNA segment AGGTCATAAATTGATATTAAGGTCTATTTTGGATGTTTTGGTGCAAATGGTAAGAATGTTACATTTTGTAAATGACAATATACTTACTAAATAGCATGGTCATGATCAAAGTTAGTAAAACAAGGGTGTATATGCTCATTTAGTATATGTATGATGTATGAGATTCAATTGGATGGAAATATAAATATGATCATTTGTTTTAAGATGAGTTGAGTTAGATTTTGGGTCATTTAGACCATTTGAGTGGTGTGATTTGTAGGTTTGAGTTGAAAGATGCAACTTGAGGAACATTGAAGATCTCGACACTCCCTTTTAGTATTGCGATATTGAGCTTCTGTCTTCATAGTCATGGCTCTCCCTTGTTGAAGTTACGATATTGAGTTACCCCTACCTTCAAGGTCGCGATGTTTCCTTATTGAAGTCACGATGTCGGGATTCTGTTTTCAAGGTCATGACACATTCTATATGATGTCGCAACATCAGACTTCTGCATTGGGGGTCACGACATTAATCATCAGTGTTGCGACAGCACACCCCTGTTTTGATTATTTTACATTTAAACCCCTCATTCATCATCAGATTAATATGAGAGCTTTCATAAGTTCGTTTATAacccttatttatttaaataatgcaTTTAAATTAGTTTGAAATATAATGGCTTGTTTATTCAATATGTGAATGAAATTGTAGTTTCCCTAGTAACGAATGTGATATCTCGTTGTCTCGAATCTGACGAGCAagtcaggtatagggtgttacaaagggAACTATAAAAACAAACAACCAGACCAAGGAACATGCCAAATAGACAAATTCACCTAAATATAATCCATTAGCCACCCCCGAGCTAGCATACTTGGAGTAAAGAATTTCGACCAGTGTCACTGTTGACGAGGGCATCCACAAGATTGTTCGCTTCTCTGAAGACATTATCAAACGCCACACAGTTTAGCTTTAAACAGATGGCATCAATAGTTTTATATAGGTCGACCCAGAATTTCCGAGGTCGATTAGTGTGATTAAACCACCATGAAATAACCGTTCGAGAGTTCAATTCCacaatcaaactgaacaaatttctCCACCGAGAACAAGCATAAATTTGCAATGCCATCACAATGGCCTTGAGTTCAGGCTCATTAGAGTCCATAATACCAAGAGATCTTGAGAATAACATCAATATTTTCCCGAAGTGATCCCTCAACGCTCCACCGAAGCCAGCCAAACCTAGTTTTCGTCGAGCAGCGCTATTGACATTGAATTTTGCTGCTCCAAAGGACGAAGCTGACCATTTGATACCCACTCTAGAACCCTGCCTGGAGCTGGAAGGCAAACATAACCGAGGGGTAGTCCCACCATTGCGCTTCCAATAAATCCACCTCATCTTTCCTTACCTTCACCCGATaaaaagattttaatttaataaggAAAAAGATCTCATCCAAACTCAGCTGCATTATGTACGCAAATTATATGATTTGATATGAATTTAGAATGTGATTTCATTTCGAGATTTGATCTTTggatatatttttatattcaattaattGTTTATACATAACTATGATTTATTATGTAAGATGTTTTGAtgtgttttgtaaaatttattactGCTTAATCTAAATCTTCTAATATGAATATGCACTTTGTCGACAAGGTTTAAACGTTGATTATGTCAACATCTACTTTGTGATATAAATATTGATTGACAATTGTTTTGGTTATATTCTGTACAAccattaaggttttttttttttatatatacttctAACTCATTGCCATTGGAGTTCCCGCTAAAgttaactttagttttccacctATGTCATTGGCGTTAAACCTTTGATTTCGAGTTAGCATATTCTTATAGTCCTTTAAACATCAGTAATATGttaattagaaaaattattatactTTTCATCAAGATGTAAtacaaaatttatgaattttagcGTTTGATATTTTATGTTTCAGTTTAATACATATATCACTTTATATGTTTGTAGGATTCGTGTTACGAGTATGTGGTGTTGTTATGTTGGAATTACACCGATTGGTAGGCACTTATTGTGTGTTTGAAGATATGGAGGTGCATCGGAAGGTGACGAAACCTTGAGGACTTATGGGACTTTTTTGATATAGATCACTTGCTTATACCCTCAGCTACCCTCAGCAAAAGATTTCGTAAGATTCGATAACACTAGTAGAGAAAGAATGATTTCGCTGAGAAGTGATATACTGACATTTTCCATACCTCGACTGTATTAATTAACGAAATAATTagtcaacaaaaaaattaacgAAATGGTTTTAAAATGCTTAAGTactgtaatttatttatttttggtaagCACGTTTCACATACTTTAATACATGACTTCTAGTAGTTTCAACGAAGTTTATTTTTAACACGAAAATGTGGTTAGGATTTTTGCAGAATTTCTAATTCCCAGATATTGCTCTTGGGGGAGAATTAATTTATAGTGTACACATGAATAATTTGACTAAATTatcattaaacaaaaataaaagttttggtTATATATGGTCTTGTTTTCTTCAATCTATGTAGCAGTTTTGGCATTGGGGTTGAAGTTAAGACAAAAGACAGCCATGGTCAGCTCCCATGCTGTTGTCTGTTTCAACATCTGTTACTCGTTATTACCGTTGAAAGTCAGCGAAGGAAGCCCATAAATCTTGTTCAAATGTTCAAGTTTCAACGATTAGACCATATCTACATATATATAGAATTCATTCCTATTAAAACCCAATTCACTTTGGTGCTCTTAGATTAAACTTAAACAAGCCATGGCAGGCATTCAAGTTTCAAGCAGCCTGTTGTTGTCAAAAAGTTTGCCTTCCTTGCGCTATCGTCGTGAAATAGTTGGTGCGAGAGTTAACGCACCAAGGGTCCACCTTGGTGTAGTCTCTCACCCGAAGCTCTCTAGCAGATATTTAGTTGACGAAATGGAAACGAGAACCGGTTATCCTATTGCTAGACATGACACCAAATCATCTGATGATCCTCAGGTGATTGCCAAGCTTTATGCGATCATGGAGGCTGTTGCAGATAGAGTGGAGATGCATAAGAACATTGGAGAGCAGCGTGATAATTGGAATGGCCTCCTTTTGACTTCCATCAATGCCATGACCCTCAGTGGTGCCACCATGGCCGGGCTAGCCGCTTTAGCTGCTGAAGGGTCACCTTTGATGGCATTTAAGCTATCTTCCATTGTGCTTTACGTAGCAGCCACGGGCTTGTTGTTGGTTATGAACAAGATTCAACCATCCCAACTTGCAGAAGAACAAAGAAGTGCTGCGAGATTGTTCAAGCAGCTTCGTGTTCAAATTGAAACGACATTAGCTCTTGGCAAACCAGATATAAATGATGTTAATGAAGCAATGGAGAAAGTTTTAGCTCTTGCTAAGGCATATCCACTTCCTTTACTGGGTTCTATGCTTGAAAAATTCCCTTCAAAAGTTGAACCAGCAAGGTGGTGGCCAAAACAAAGGTCAAAACAAGGATTTGTTGGGAAAATAGAGGGAAACAATGGTTGGACCAGAAAGCTAGAGGAAGAAATGAGGCAAGTTGTTAGAGTTTTGAAGCAGAAAGATtgttggcacataattaaattaaccttgcacaaataaattatgaaaagttagaagagtgaagagacttgaatatgaaaagtgaaaaaacttgaatatgaatagtgaagagacttgaagatgaaaagttaagaggcttgaatatgaaaagatacacacatgcatgaatagtcacaactcctagcatatagtgatatagatgaatagtcacttacaactcctatataaagagttgtatgtgatgaagaattattaattttgtgtgcttgaaataaaagattatttgaaagaattttttcatacaaaatttatttctcttctccattatattctttatcattttctttgttttatttctccaaatattaatcattcaactacaaattggtatcagagccaggttcgaTCAAAATGAACAATTCTATTCCTCTTTCTTCCGTTCCCCAATTAACCAAAGAAAATTATGGCAAATGGAGCATCCAAATGAAGGCTCTTCTTGGATCTCTAGAAGTttgggagattgttgaaaaagGTTATAATGAAGTTGAGGCTGAAgaggaggaaggattaacacaagTTCAAAAAGAGAGTCTAAGAAAATCAAGGAAGAAAAATCAGCAAGCCTTATTTTGGATATATCAAGGAGTTCAATCATATGAAGCGGCTTGGGAAAAAATAGCTTGTGCCACCACGGCAAAACAAGCAtgggaatttttacaaaattcattcaaaggaGATGAAAAGGTGAAAAGAGTTCAGTTGCAAACTCTTCGAGGAGAGTTTGAAAGATTGCAAAAAACAGAGTCAGAATCAGTTTCTGATTACTGTTCACGGGTTTTGTCCATAGtcaatcaattaaaaagaaatggtGAAACTATGGATGATATTCGTGGTGTTGAGAAAATCCTCCGTTCTTTAGATTTCAGATTTGACTACATTGTGGTTGCCATTGAAGAATCAAATGACTTGAGTACCATGACTATTGATGAACTCACAGGTTCGTTGCAAGCCCATGAAGAAAGattaaacaagaagaaaaaggaagtagATCTAGATCAAGCACTCCAGTCAAAGTTGTCTCTAAATGAGAAGAAGGgagattttaaaaatcaaagaggGAGAAATCGTGGTCGTGGAAGAGGAAGAAATTTTAGAGGAAGAGGCTCAAATGCTCGTGAAAGAGGTGAAGATGCAAGCACGGAGAATGGATGGAAAGAAGCCAACCAAAGTCAAAATTTTAGAGGATCACAAAGAGGACGTGGACGTGGAAATCAAAGAGGAAGAGATCGTGGCTATTTTGAATGTTATAATTGTCGCAAACCTGGTCATTTGGCAAGTGAATGCTGGtacaaaaaagaagagaaaaatgaagctAATATAGTACAAAATAATCAAGAGCAAAAGCAAGAAACTTTGTTGCTCGTATCTCATGGTGGAGAGATTGATGATGTCTGGTACATAGACAGTGGTGCTAGCAAGCATATGACAggtaacaaaaatttatttttgaagttCTTTGAATCTGATTGTGGAGAAGTAAAAGTAGGAGATGGAAAAGCTTACAAAGTTAGCGGTGTTGGTGAGTTGGAGTTCAAAACAAAGCAAGGAAGGGTAGAGAAAATGTCTGAAGTTTATTTTGTTCCTGGT comes from the Gossypium hirsutum isolate 1008001.06 chromosome A06, Gossypium_hirsutum_v2.1, whole genome shotgun sequence genome and includes:
- the LOC107962003 gene encoding probable F-box protein At4g22030, with amino-acid sequence MAGIQVSSSLLLSKSLPSLRYRREIVGARVNAPRVHLGVVSHPKLSSRYLVDEMETRTGYPIARHDTKSSDDPQVIAKLYAIMEAVADRVEMHKNIGEQRDNWNGLLLTSINAMTLSGATMAGLAALAAEGSPLMAFKLSSIVLYVAATGLLLVMNKIQPSQLAEEQRSAARLFKQLRVQIETTLALGKPDINDVNEAMEKVLALAKAYPLPLLGSMLEKFPSKVEPARWWPKQRSKQGFVGKIEGNNGWTRKLEEEMRQVVRVLKQKDCWH